The Thermococcus sibiricus MM 739 DNA window AGTTACTCCTAGCCTCCATTGTGGCCGTGACCCTTGGAGGCGTTGGGTATTTGATCAGTTCAATGTTCCTCCAGGAGCTTGCAGTTCCGTTAGCGGTGGGATTCTTCATTCTTGGCCTCGTAGTGTCTCTGAAGATGCCTAAGGCTAAAGGCACGAGTGTTGTTAGGACATCGCTTGGAGGCAGTGACGACGAGGACTGGTCCTTTGATGATGAGGAAGACGAAGATTATGAATTTGATGATGAGGAATGGGACTGGGATGATTGAGAGGGTGGAGTTTAGTTTGAAAATGAAAGGAGGAGGGATTTTATGAGAAAAAGTAAGGTTTACCTGGTTGTATTAATCCTTTTGACCTCGGCATTTCCCATTGGCATGGTTTCGGGTTCAGAGCTCCCCGACTACGCGCCAACGCCCAGTGAGCTTAATGCAATCGGTATTGAGGTTACAGATGTTGACCGAACTCCTGATGGAGTTACATTTGAGGGAACTTTCCAAGTAAATAATCAGTATGAACCGCAGACGACCGAAGTAAAAATAGCAATCTTTGAGTACGAAAACCCTGAAAAAGCTAGAGAAGAGTTTAAAAAGTCCATAAATACCCTCATAAGTGGTTGTTATGAAAACAAGAAGATCCACTGGGAAGGAGAGATGGCGAACCATGAGTGGGTGGACGGTACATTTATCGCAAAGCACGTTGAGAAATACGGAACTTCTAACAGTTCTACATGTTACATGTTCTTTATACTCAAGCATGCGAGATCCGGCTATATTTTCGGGGCAGCAACGAACCACGAAGCTCTCTACACGTATGGGAAGTACGTTATCTTTGTGGGAATATACGGAGGATGGAATGACTATGACTCAATCCTCACTAACCCCCAGAAGAGCTACATATATGTGGTTTGCTCTGAGAGCGAATGTACGGGTGCTGTGGACGAAGCTAAGTACCAGGCGTATATGAATCTATTAGAAGAACGTAACAAAGCTGTAAAGCTCAAGGCAGAGAGGCTTACCAAGAGCGTGGTTGATTTAGTTTTGAAGCATATAGAGAGTACCTCCCCAGAAGGCGGATATTCCGTTAGGATAACATCACCCCGGGACGGGGCGACGCTCAGGCAGCTCTTCGACGGCTACTTCACAATGTCCCTTTGGGCGGACGTGGATGGGAGCGGTGCCGAGAATCTTTACGCGGTGGTTACCCTGCCAGACGGCTCGAAGAAGAGGGAGAACGTGATGGGCGGGAGCATAGTCGACATCATAGAGATCAGCGACCCAACGGTGAAGGGTGGTACCGTTAGGGTCGACCTCTACGGCACGATGAACGGCTCTACGAAGCTCCTCGCATCGGACTCAGTGAAGGTGGGCTTCGTCTCCAAGGAGGTTCCCGGGGACAACATCGACAACGACCTCGACGGTCTGGTTGACTGTGACGACCCCGACATTTTCGGCTGTCAGGAGTGCATCCTCCAGAAAAAGCTTGAATTTGCCGAGAACATCTACAAGAGGCATGTTGACTACCTCAACAAAGTCATAGAGCTCCACCCGGAGGACAGGTCAATTTACGAAGTCTACCTCGACGACCTGAATGAAATCCACGACGACTACCTCGACGACCCTGACAGAATGGTCTCCGAGATGAACGCGTACATGGAGAAGAAGGTCTACGCCAACCAGAAGATCAACTCGTACCTCTCGATCTTCAAGGACGACCCCGAGAAGAGGTACCAGCTCAGACAGATAGCGATAAAGTACCGCTACGACCCAATAATGCGCGACATCAAGATGAAAGACTTCATCTACAAAAACGCCCAGAGCGCTGCGGAGAGTAGCGCTATTGCCAACGCGATAATAGCTGGGATCATCGAGCCGCCTCAGTGGCTCGTCGGCGGGCAGTACGGTTCCGGTGGGGCCCTCGACTGGGCGCACTTCATTGCTTCCAACTTCGAGAAGGTCGGGGACACGGTGAAGTTCAAGGGGAACGCCAAGGTGAAGATGCTCAGAACGCCCGCGACGGTTTATCTGGTTGCACTCGACGCCAAGGCGCTGATGGACCACGCCAGGGAGCTGCAGAACATGAACCTGCCGGAGAACACCAGGGTTTCCATAGTGGTTCTCGACGGAGCAACAAAGATAGGCAAACTGCTCGACCCGACCGGCTACTTCGGCAACATGGCAGATGCAACGGTTGGAGCGCTGATAGACCTGCGGAAAAAGATAGAGCAGAGAAACCAGGGGTGGTTCACGTGGAACGGTTACGTCCTCCACGAGACCTCAACCCCGGGCATTTACGAGGACTATGAAACGGGCAAGAAGTTCAGGCGCGTAGGCGGCGGCTGGCTGAGCTCACCGAACTTCGTGGAGGTGAAGGACAATGGGTAAATTCACAGCGTTTCTATTGATCCTCCTCATCCTCGGGGGCCTCTACTACATCTACAACAAAAACCCCGACTTGATAAAGGACATCATAGACGATACCAACAACGGGGGATCCTCCGGCCAGCTCTCCGATAACACCGGAGGCGGAAGCAACGGGGGAAGCTTTTCCAGCGATAACGGCGGGACTGCCTCCGGAGAGAGCGGGTGGAGCGATACGGACGGGGATGGGGCCCCGGATATCTATGTGAGCACGGGTTTTGGGGCGGTAAGTATCAACGGGAGCTATATTATAACCAAGGACAGGAACGAAGACGGTGTAATAGACGCGATATATCTCGATACTACGGGAGACGGAGATTTCGACACCTCTTACCTCGACGAGGACTACAACGGAAAGACCGACACGTGGATTACAGCCTTCAACGGTGTCAAAAGTTATGCGTGGGACTTAAGCGGGGACGGCATTCCGGACGTTTACGACACCAACGGAGATGGCAAGGTAGATGCATGGGATTTGAACTCCGACGGAGTTATAGACGAGAAGGACGTGGATTACGATGGAACCCCTGATTTGCATGACTATGACTTCGACGGAATTTTCGATGAGTTTGAAGGCGGTGCAAACATAGTACCACCTGAAAACACGAGTGAGAGCTTTACGTGCCCACCAAGTCAAGAAGAAGCCTACGAACTCTTTGTACAGGCATACAACAATGTTACCTCCCTGATGGGCTCAAATGCCTCGCAGGAAGAACAGGAGGAAGCTTATGCAAAGTACTTGGAGGCCAAGGCGTGCTATGAATCGTCCCTAAACTCAGGAACTTCAATCTCCCCTCCAAAAGAGGGAACCTTTGGAGAGATCTATGAAGTTACTCTTTCAACGCCTACCGCAATGATGTTGGACTTTTCAACAGGAGATGTTGGAGGTGAAGATGGGGACATAATGCTTGAACCCTGGTGCGTGGACTATCCCGCCATATTGGGTAATTATGCTGAAACCAATCTGATAAGCTTGGAGGATGTTACTGTTGAAGATATTCCGAGCTCTGGGTACACGAACGAGGATGCAATGGAAATCAAAATAGGGTACGTTTATATAAACAGGAACTCTGACGGCTCGTACACGGCTTTTGTTGTAGTGACCCACGAGAAGATAGGGGAATGTGATCACAAAGTAACCCTGAGATACAGGACACTTGGATGAACGGTGGTGGAATAATGGAAAAGTTGTGTTGTTTCAATTTTAGATTGGCACATTTAAACAAATTAAAAGGAGGTGAAAAATGATGGGATTAATAAAGAAGCTCATAGTAGGATTCTTTGTTCTTCTAGTCGTGGGAATTGCATTTGTATTTGGGACTTACTACTACACGCTGGCAACTCACGAGAAAGAACTGATCGTAGAGCTGAGCGAGACAGTTACGGGCCCAGTTTACTATACTTCCGATGTAATACCTCCAGGAAAATACCTTATAACAGCAGAAAGCTCGGGAGTTGTTGAAGGCATGCAAATACTCAAAGCCGATACGGACGAAGTTGTGACAGAATTTGAAGGCGATAACGTTATATACAGTTCAGAAACTCCTTTTAGGGTCCGCATTCAATACAACGCACCAAATCCAAATGAAGAGTACACAGTCTCTGTTAAGATATACCGGCTTGTGAAAAAGTGATCTAGGAGTTTTGGTTTTTGTTTATATTTCTCTTTTTGTTATCTAATATTATACGAGCTTTGTGAACTTTTCCTCAACCCAAAGTGTTTATAAGTAAGAAAATCCTATCTCACTTAGGTGACCCAAATGAAAGCCGAACGGGCAAAAGAAATCTTGGTAGATTTATTAAAAATTCCCTCTCCCTCAGATCATGAAGATCGCCTTGCCTTACATATAATGGAATTCCTTCATAAACTTGACTATGAAGTCCATATAGAGAGTGATGGACGAGTAATTGACCTTGTTGTGAATCCAGAAGCTGATCTTTTTTTTGAAGTGCACATGGATACGATAGATATAAGGGCCGAGCCTTTTGTTAGAGGCAATATAGTTTATGGAACCGGTGCTAGTGATGTTAAAGGAGGCCTAGCAAGTGTACTTCTCATGATGGAGAGCCTCAAGAGAGGAAACCAAAACCTTAATGTTGGTGTTGTATTTGTGAGCGACGAAGAAAAGGGAGGAATGGGTTCAGCATTATTCATGGAGCGCTATAAGCCAAAGATGGCTATCGTAATAGAACCCACTGATCTCGAAGTGCACATAGCCCATGCTGGAAACATAGAAGCATATTTTGAAGTTGATGGAAAAGAGGCCCATGGGGCCTGTCCTGAAAGCGGTATAAATGCCATCGATCAAACTTATAAAATGATAGAAGAACTTAAGAGCCTAGAACCATTTAAACAAAAAGGCAAGTATTTTGATGCTTACATAGGCCTACAGGAGCTTATATGTGAAAACCCCTACTACTTAATTCCTGCTCTCTGTAAAGGGAGATTGGAAGCACGGCTTCTACCAACCCAAGAGGTTGAAGATATTTTAGACCTTATAGAGCCTATTCTGGAAGAATATACACTTAAATATGAATATACTGAGATATGGGACGGTTATGAACTTGATGAAGATGAAGAAATTGTCCAACTTGCGAAAAAGGCGATGGATGAAGTCGGAATTGAAGATTTCGGAGGAATGCGGAGCTGGACAGATGCTATCAACTTTATGTACAATGGGACAAAAACAATAGTCTTTGGACCCGGAAACCTTGATATTTCTCACACAAAAAGCGAGAGGATAGACGTTAGAGATGTTGTGGAGGCAAGTGAATTTCTAAAGAAAATCAACGAAATCTACGGCCGGAGTTAGAGAACAATGAAAAGGCTCTACAAATTTTTTATTGGAGTCTTTCTCTTCTTAATAATCCTCTACTTAATTCCAATACCTAGTACCGGTCACAATGTAGAATATATAGCTCTTCCAGAGAGCAAATTCATTAAAGTGTGTGGGTTAAAGGTTCATTATGTAGAAAAACCAGGTGAGGGGAATTTACTGCTTTTACACGGCTTTGGGGCCAGCACATTTTCCTGGAGATATCTGCTCGAGGGCAATTTAAGTGAGAGAGTTGTTGCTTTTGACAGGCCCGGTTTTGGACTCACGGAAAGAAAAAATCCTAAAGGGCTACTATGTAACCCTTACTCTCCTGAAGGAGCTGCAGAGTTGACTTTAAAACTAATGGATGAATTTGGAATGGAAAAGGCCACCTTAGTTGGCCATTCTGCAGGTGCGGGGGTAGCACTCTTAGTTTCGATTAAAGCCCCTGAAAGAGTTGAAAAATTGATTTTAGTGGCCCCTGCATGGGGATCAAGAAACCAAAGCACTTTTCAAAAACTCATTTTCTCTCTTCCATGGACTGAGAAGTATTTTCCACTAATACTTCGTTTTTCAGTTGGCAGGTTAGAAGGAATCCTTGAGAATGCGTGGTATAACCAGAGCAAACTAACTGAAGAAGTTTGGGAAGGATATAAGAGGCCTTTAAAGGCCAAAGACTGGGATAAAGGCCTTTTTTGGGTAACTAAATATGGAGAATACCCCAATATAACGGAAGAACTCAAAAATCTAAATATTCCTACTCTGATAGTCCACTGCAGGCAAGATAAGATAGTACCTCTAGAAAGTGGAAAAAAACTACACCAAATTATTCCAAACTCTCAGCTGGCGATAATGGAAGAATGTGGTCATTTACCCCATGAAGAAAAACCAAGTGAATTCCTTCAAATTTTAAGCGACTTCTTGAACGAATAATCATTCCTTCCAAAACTTTCTTGTTCTTATGTATCTTCTTTCGGCCTCAAGCAGTGCAACAAGAAGAGCTTCCCCCTTATACTGACTTAGAATCCTTGCAGCAGTATCGGGTCCTACACCATAACTCGCAAGTGCCAAAACCGCATCAAATCCATAAACCTTAAGGAGATCACTAGCCTTTATCAACCTTCTATATGCGCTCTCCTCCTCTTTTTCAAGACCCTCTTTTCTGTTGAGTTTCTTCAACGCTGAAACAAATAACTCAGCATCTATTGGATGGGCCACCGTGACCATAAGAGAGGAGCACTTTGGACATTGTAAATGTTCAAGCCTATTCTTTAAGCGTGAGACCCTTGTAGTGCTTTTCCACCCACAGTTTGTGCATATTAAAGCAACTTCAGTATTTAGAAGGCGCTCTTTAAATAACATAAGAATCTCATCTTTCTCGAGTTCTCCTCCTACAAGAAATTCTCCTCCAATATTCAAATTAATGACTGCAAGAGGGGAAGGCTCCTTCCTTAGAACTGCTTTAATCCTGACTCTACCCTCCTTCAAAAGTCTTAAAACCTCCTCAGCCCTTTCAACATCAATTTTATCATGGAAGAGTTCATTTAAAGTCTCTTTCTCAATAACTGTCCCTTCAAAAAGCCTCTCTACTTTTCTTATTTTAGCCTCCCTTCTTAGAGCCCCCATTCTCTTTGCAACATTCAACATTCTCCACCTGTAAGGTGAACTCCCTCTCAATCCCCTGGAGATGACAAATTCGAGAACCCTATGATCCTGGAGAAGATATTCCTTTACTTCTTTGGGGTTAACCTGAAATGGAGTCCGAATAACTATTGCATGAGCCTGAGCCTTCATTACAAAGACTTTTCCATATTTTGCTGCCAAAAAAGCCATTAAAAATCTGCCAATAGCTTCATTAGCTTGATTACCAAAATCTGCATGAATAATCAAGGCCTTCGGGACGGATTCTAAACCTATGTCCCTATCAGTCCCCAAGGGTTTTTGCTTTTCCAGAATATTCTTTATAAGTTTTAAATCCTCTTCCCGAAAATCTACAAGTGAGATTGACCTCTTAGCAGAATTAAAATCAAATAAGAGTTCTCGTTTGAGTTTTCCAACTTCTAACGCAACCTCAAATGGGACAGGGATCATTTCTCCCTCCCAACTTGGTACAGCACTCTGCAAACTCTTACTCTCCCTAACTTTAAGAAGCCTAGATTCCTCATCGACTCCAAGCAATATCCAGCTTCTTCCGTGCATAATAAATTCCATACCATCTTCTAAATCCATTACAAAGCTCTCATCTAAACGACCAACAATTCTTCCACTCTTAACGTCAAAAACACGGTAGCTAATCTCATCGGGAATCGTGGAAAGGTTTTCATAGTAGTACTGATACGCTCCTCTTCTCAGGTATAAAAGGCCACTATCTTCATCATAACCAATTAAGTTTGCATCACTTAACATGTGGAGAACTGTCCCGTAATCTTCCCATGTTAAGTCTCTATAGGGATATGCTCTCTTAGCAATCTCAAATGGAACCTCCTTTGGCAGTCTTCTGTGTTCCATTAAAAGCCCAACTATAAAATGACCCAAAACATCAAGGGCATTCTTATATGGCTTTACTGCCTCAAGTTTACCTTCCAAAGCCCTTTTAGCGATAATCAAGCTTTCTAAATAATCTTCTACATTGGTAGTAATGATATAACCCTCACTAACCTCTCCGACCCTATGTTTTGAACGCCCGATTCTCTGGATAAGTCGATTAACCTGTCTTGGGCTCATATACTGGATAACAACATCCACGTCACCTATATCTATCCCAAGTTCCATCGAAGAAGTACAAACCAAAGCCTTAATACTCCCTTCTTTGAGTGCTTTCTCAGCTTGAACTCTGGCCTCCTTGGAGAGACTTCCATGATGAACTTCAACCGGTTTTCCCCAAGCTTTAAAACGATGGGCCAAGATTTCAGCAAATTGTCTGGTATTTGTGAAGACTAAGGCCCGTTCATACTTTTCAATTATTTCCCACAAAACCCGTAAACGGGTGGCAACGTCTAAAGGCACGCTTAATTTCCTAGAGAGCTCAATGTCCCTTTCATCCGGCTGAGGAAAGAGGACATTAACTTTATATCCTTTTTCTATCGGTGGTCTAACTACTACATCAACCTTAAGCCACGTCTTAATCTCTTCCTCATTTCCCACAGTTGCAGAAAGGCCGACTCTTTGAAATTCCGCAATTTCGGCAAGTCTCTCAAGTGCTAAACTGAGTTGTGCTCCTCTTTTGTTATCAACGAGCTCAACTATCTCATCAACCACCACAAATTTAACATTTGAAATTGCCTTACGGAGAGATTTCATTGTAAGAATGATTCCAAGAGTTTCAGGAGTGATAATGAGAACATGTGGAGGTTTTTTTACCTGT harbors:
- a CDS encoding alpha/beta fold hydrolase, producing the protein MKRLYKFFIGVFLFLIILYLIPIPSTGHNVEYIALPESKFIKVCGLKVHYVEKPGEGNLLLLHGFGASTFSWRYLLEGNLSERVVAFDRPGFGLTERKNPKGLLCNPYSPEGAAELTLKLMDEFGMEKATLVGHSAGAGVALLVSIKAPERVEKLILVAPAWGSRNQSTFQKLIFSLPWTEKYFPLILRFSVGRLEGILENAWYNQSKLTEEVWEGYKRPLKAKDWDKGLFWVTKYGEYPNITEELKNLNIPTLIVHCRQDKIVPLESGKKLHQIIPNSQLAIMEECGHLPHEEKPSEFLQILSDFLNE
- a CDS encoding M20/M25/M40 family metallo-hydrolase, with translation MKAERAKEILVDLLKIPSPSDHEDRLALHIMEFLHKLDYEVHIESDGRVIDLVVNPEADLFFEVHMDTIDIRAEPFVRGNIVYGTGASDVKGGLASVLLMMESLKRGNQNLNVGVVFVSDEEKGGMGSALFMERYKPKMAIVIEPTDLEVHIAHAGNIEAYFEVDGKEAHGACPESGINAIDQTYKMIEELKSLEPFKQKGKYFDAYIGLQELICENPYYLIPALCKGRLEARLLPTQEVEDILDLIEPILEEYTLKYEYTEIWDGYELDEDEEIVQLAKKAMDEVGIEDFGGMRSWTDAINFMYNGTKTIVFGPGNLDISHTKSERIDVRDVVEASEFLKKINEIYGRS
- a CDS encoding DEAD/DEAH box helicase, with product MHFLLKKAIKEKFGGVNELQMKAFEEVSSGKSVLIVAPTGSGKTEAALLPVFNAILEDGLKPISALYIAPLKALNRDLLDRLLWWGEKLNLNVEVRHGDTSAYRKAQQVKKPPHVLIITPETLGIILTMKSLRKAISNVKFVVVDEIVELVDNKRGAQLSLALERLAEIAEFQRVGLSATVGNEEEIKTWLKVDVVVRPPIEKGYKVNVLFPQPDERDIELSRKLSVPLDVATRLRVLWEIIEKYERALVFTNTRQFAEILAHRFKAWGKPVEVHHGSLSKEARVQAEKALKEGSIKALVCTSSMELGIDIGDVDVVIQYMSPRQVNRLIQRIGRSKHRVGEVSEGYIITTNVEDYLESLIIAKRALEGKLEAVKPYKNALDVLGHFIVGLLMEHRRLPKEVPFEIAKRAYPYRDLTWEDYGTVLHMLSDANLIGYDEDSGLLYLRRGAYQYYYENLSTIPDEISYRVFDVKSGRIVGRLDESFVMDLEDGMEFIMHGRSWILLGVDEESRLLKVRESKSLQSAVPSWEGEMIPVPFEVALEVGKLKRELLFDFNSAKRSISLVDFREEDLKLIKNILEKQKPLGTDRDIGLESVPKALIIHADFGNQANEAIGRFLMAFLAAKYGKVFVMKAQAHAIVIRTPFQVNPKEVKEYLLQDHRVLEFVISRGLRGSSPYRWRMLNVAKRMGALRREAKIRKVERLFEGTVIEKETLNELFHDKIDVERAEEVLRLLKEGRVRIKAVLRKEPSPLAVINLNIGGEFLVGGELEKDEILMLFKERLLNTEVALICTNCGWKSTTRVSRLKNRLEHLQCPKCSSLMVTVAHPIDAELFVSALKKLNRKEGLEKEEESAYRRLIKASDLLKVYGFDAVLALASYGVGPDTAARILSQYKGEALLVALLEAERRYIRTRKFWKE